A single window of Micrococcaceae bacterium Sec5.1 DNA harbors:
- a CDS encoding TIGR03619 family F420-dependent LLM class oxidoreductase, whose product MKFSLSLSYTAPHELIDIARTTEDSGFFGIAMGDHVLHPVNIESDYPYKPTTDGPRSIDSKAPLLNLWTTAGAILGSTQNLHFMTSVYLLLLRHPLVSANAAATLAGISNNRFEFGVGIGWMKEEFDELGVPWNGRGARFDEALDIMQRAWSGLEQPHNGEHYSFNAMGMNPTPTTPIPLYFGGHGAKAMLRAAKRGDGWICAPQPDAVREQIRTITELRKANGRDELPFEYCAMIKTPDESIIAQLVELGVGHIVVSCPWRPELGGPASTREKLGALSDLGATMRPIVAASNNTHVRGAAAV is encoded by the coding sequence ATGAAGTTCTCACTCTCGCTTAGCTACACCGCCCCTCACGAGCTGATCGACATCGCTCGGACAACGGAGGACAGCGGGTTCTTCGGAATCGCGATGGGGGACCACGTCCTGCATCCCGTCAACATCGAATCCGACTATCCGTACAAGCCGACAACCGACGGGCCGCGCTCGATCGATAGCAAAGCGCCCCTGCTGAACCTCTGGACCACCGCAGGCGCGATCCTCGGCTCGACCCAAAACCTGCACTTCATGACCTCGGTCTACCTTCTGCTTCTTCGCCACCCTTTGGTGTCGGCCAACGCTGCGGCCACGCTGGCGGGAATCTCGAACAACCGCTTCGAGTTCGGCGTGGGCATCGGCTGGATGAAGGAGGAGTTCGACGAGTTGGGAGTGCCTTGGAACGGGCGCGGCGCACGATTCGACGAGGCCCTCGACATCATGCAGCGCGCATGGAGCGGTCTCGAGCAGCCGCACAACGGCGAGCACTATTCCTTCAACGCGATGGGCATGAATCCCACGCCAACGACTCCGATACCGCTGTACTTCGGCGGCCACGGCGCGAAAGCGATGCTGCGCGCAGCCAAGCGGGGCGACGGCTGGATCTGCGCGCCCCAGCCCGACGCGGTCAGGGAGCAGATACGGACTATAACCGAGCTTCGCAAGGCCAACGGACGCGATGAACTTCCTTTTGAATACTGCGCAATGATCAAGACACCGGATGAGTCCATCATCGCTCAGCTGGTCGAACTCGGCGTGGGACACATCGTCGTGAGCTGTCCTTGGCGCCCCGAACTCGGCGGCCCCGCCAGCACGCGTGAGAAGCTCGGGGCGCTCTCTGACCTTGGCGCAACGATGCGGCCGATCGTAGCAGCCAGCAATAACACCCACGTCCGCGGCGCGGCCGCGGTTTAG
- a CDS encoding IS30 family transposase yields the protein MTHLGTVAAAAKELGINRSTCQKWANAAGIRPQRQYTQADKDQFYAVLDRTGNIMAAARELGLNVSTTNNWAGRINPAARKPRIKETGRTGPTQRHPSAVVEEFLGLLREVGSVSVAARQLGLNPSTCSNWATDAGLASIHPRRQSKKQLHYLRLRHDGASRRDAALTAGASKQSSYQWDRQQAAKDTVPVRGDAQDLPYKQEVITTFAEHSAPVAAPELTATAPEPSSALVALEALEQPISSRYLSLPERERIADLLAQGDSIRAIARDLGRNPGSISREIKRNSHPVLGYRPYGAHRAATAARARPKGSKLAEPGELHDYVKAKLLLRWSPQQISRSLIKEFPDDAVMRVSPETIYQALYFQARGGLKREVKEALRTGRTRRKKQKSPEERTGRFRDPMINISERPAEVQDRAVPGHWEGDLVRHKALFYRAEVEDLRLCAVAAA from the coding sequence GTGACGCACTTGGGAACAGTTGCCGCCGCGGCCAAGGAGCTCGGCATCAACAGGAGCACCTGCCAGAAATGGGCGAATGCGGCCGGGATCCGACCACAACGGCAGTACACCCAAGCCGACAAGGACCAGTTCTATGCCGTCCTTGATCGGACTGGCAACATCATGGCGGCTGCCAGGGAACTGGGACTGAACGTCAGCACCACGAACAACTGGGCCGGCCGGATCAATCCCGCAGCCAGGAAGCCGCGGATAAAAGAAACCGGGAGAACCGGGCCGACGCAACGCCACCCTTCCGCGGTGGTTGAGGAATTCCTGGGACTGCTGAGAGAAGTCGGCTCCGTCAGTGTGGCTGCCAGGCAGCTCGGCCTGAATCCCTCCACCTGTTCCAACTGGGCCACTGATGCCGGCCTGGCCTCCATCCATCCGCGACGCCAATCAAAGAAACAGCTTCACTACCTACGCCTGCGCCACGACGGTGCCAGCCGAAGGGACGCTGCACTGACGGCCGGCGCCAGCAAGCAAAGCTCGTATCAATGGGACCGGCAACAGGCTGCCAAGGACACGGTCCCGGTTCGCGGTGATGCTCAGGATCTGCCGTATAAACAGGAAGTGATCACGACTTTTGCAGAACACTCAGCCCCCGTGGCGGCACCGGAGCTGACGGCAACTGCGCCGGAACCCTCGTCCGCTCTGGTGGCTTTGGAAGCCCTGGAACAGCCCATCAGCAGCCGTTACCTGTCCCTGCCGGAGCGGGAGAGGATCGCGGACCTGCTCGCCCAGGGCGACTCAATCCGGGCCATCGCCCGGGACCTGGGCAGGAACCCTGGCTCGATCAGCAGGGAGATCAAACGCAACAGCCACCCGGTGCTTGGCTACCGGCCCTACGGCGCCCACCGGGCCGCCACCGCGGCCCGGGCACGGCCCAAGGGCAGTAAGCTGGCAGAACCCGGGGAACTGCACGACTACGTAAAAGCCAAGCTCCTTCTACGCTGGTCCCCGCAACAGATTTCCCGCTCGCTCATCAAGGAATTCCCCGATGACGCCGTCATGCGCGTGAGCCCCGAAACGATCTACCAAGCCCTCTACTTCCAAGCCCGCGGCGGACTCAAACGCGAAGTCAAAGAGGCCCTGCGCACCGGACGGACCCGCCGCAAGAAGCAGAAAAGCCCCGAAGAACGCACCGGTCGTTTCCGGGACCCGATGATCAACATTTCCGAACGCCCCGCCGAGGTCCAGGACCGCGCCGTCCCGGGCCATTGGGAAGGGGATTTGGTGCGCCACAAGGCGCTGTTTTACCGAGCGGAGGTGGAAGACCTTCGCCTTTGTGCTGTCGCAGCAGCATGA
- a CDS encoding alpha/beta hydrolase, with product MPSPQALGIEQTIADYKAGVLGLGPSLTLDERRNATDGIGMWATVRDDVTHTPAELGGRPARLYEPDSPRPGRVILYLHGGGYVMGSLDSHGRLMSHLAHHTASPVYGLDFRRAPEHPFPAAIEDAQAAYDGLVNMGWSGDQIILAGDSAGGGLALAIMASLRDAGKQQPAGGMIFSPWLDLALTSDSMDRLAAKDPWTTKATLELFGSYYAGNVSRDDPRLSPLYMDFSGIAPLLIHVSSTEILFDDATRARDRAVAAGADVELQSWDGVPHVFQLFAGNLPEADESLSIAAAWLNARIN from the coding sequence ATGCCTAGCCCTCAGGCACTAGGAATTGAGCAGACCATAGCGGACTACAAGGCCGGCGTCCTTGGCCTTGGCCCGTCGTTGACGCTAGACGAGCGTCGGAATGCGACGGATGGCATTGGGATGTGGGCGACAGTACGAGACGACGTGACGCACACGCCCGCCGAGCTCGGCGGGCGTCCGGCACGTCTCTATGAACCCGACTCGCCAAGACCCGGCCGGGTGATCCTCTATCTTCACGGCGGTGGGTACGTAATGGGCTCGCTGGACAGTCACGGACGCCTGATGTCCCACCTCGCGCACCACACCGCATCCCCGGTCTACGGTCTTGATTTCCGCAGGGCTCCCGAGCATCCCTTCCCGGCTGCTATTGAGGACGCACAGGCGGCGTACGACGGGCTTGTGAACATGGGATGGAGCGGCGATCAGATCATCCTCGCAGGTGACAGCGCTGGCGGCGGTCTTGCCCTGGCGATCATGGCGTCGCTTCGCGATGCCGGAAAGCAACAGCCTGCTGGCGGCATGATTTTCTCGCCATGGCTGGACCTCGCCCTCACTAGTGATTCCATGGATCGTCTCGCTGCGAAAGACCCATGGACAACGAAGGCAACTCTCGAGCTGTTCGGCAGCTACTACGCCGGCAATGTTTCGCGCGATGACCCGCGGCTCTCTCCGCTGTACATGGACTTCTCCGGAATCGCGCCGCTGCTTATCCACGTGAGCAGCACCGAGATCCTTTTCGACGACGCGACGCGCGCTCGAGATCGAGCGGTTGCTGCGGGTGCAGATGTCGAGCTCCAGTCCTGGGACGGAGTGCCTCACGTCTTCCAACTCTTCGCAGGGAATCTTCCTGAGGCGGACGAGTCGCTCTCAATTGCAGCGGCGTGGCTGAACGCCCGCATAAACTAG
- a CDS encoding FAD-dependent oxidoreductase, translated as MRERKKSPMVEMMMKTSLTETVSALQPVDDVVRGWLDAFEEVLGTREFSRLSDLFVTDSHWRDMGAFTWDLGNVSGLDSIEKLMRTAVPDTEPFGFELASRRPAPTRVLRAGGEVILAFIAFRTAAGYGDGVVQLAETEDGLKARMLLTRLVGIVGAERQRPRGAGFDRTSGKSFVDLQKERASFADRDPEVIVVGGGHHGLFSAVALQNLGVDVLVVDRFARAGDNWRTRYSSLALHNETDMVHFPGLPFPETYPQYLPKDLLADWIEIYVKAMQLNYWSATELVSGDYDETEACWTATLRFADGTERTMRPKHIVMATGGVGGRPDRPNLTGLSTFAGDVLHTKEFSVGSDYADKRVLVVGVGTSGHDTARELHLNGAQVTMLQRSPVTVVDLKTTNLVYSPAFFDGTPTDVADLMTMAGWAYPVLKDTLRRLGQMCTDADQPMLDKLEAAGLRIRYPENGFLWQVYDSFAGYYFNVGASDLIISGDIKVVQAENATTFVPEGLTFDDGSVQEFDAVILATGYQNQRVETESLFGRDIADKVGDIGGFDEVGELRNTYKPTAQSGLWFTSSGLASGRQLAPSMAAMIKGALTGHVTANHFRYIARNGGTQFDPGTPAFGHHTS; from the coding sequence ATGAGGGAGCGTAAGAAGTCGCCAATGGTGGAGATGATGATGAAGACGTCCTTGACAGAGACCGTGAGTGCCTTGCAGCCCGTAGACGATGTAGTGCGGGGATGGCTTGACGCGTTCGAGGAGGTGCTGGGAACGCGAGAATTCTCGAGGCTGTCAGATCTGTTCGTGACAGATTCGCATTGGCGGGATATGGGTGCCTTCACTTGGGACCTGGGTAACGTTAGTGGACTTGACAGCATTGAGAAGCTTATGCGGACAGCAGTCCCCGACACTGAGCCGTTTGGATTCGAGCTCGCTTCCCGGCGCCCGGCGCCGACTCGAGTTCTCCGAGCCGGCGGTGAGGTCATCCTGGCCTTCATCGCCTTTAGGACGGCAGCGGGCTACGGCGATGGGGTGGTGCAACTCGCCGAGACGGAGGACGGGCTTAAAGCCCGGATGCTGCTCACGCGGCTTGTGGGGATCGTCGGCGCTGAGCGGCAGCGACCTCGTGGCGCCGGATTCGATCGTACATCTGGCAAAAGCTTTGTTGACCTTCAGAAAGAGCGAGCAAGCTTCGCCGACCGTGACCCCGAGGTCATCGTGGTCGGCGGCGGTCACCATGGTCTCTTCTCTGCGGTCGCCTTACAGAACCTCGGCGTCGATGTCCTGGTGGTAGACCGGTTTGCACGGGCCGGTGACAACTGGCGTACGCGATACTCCTCGCTGGCACTGCACAACGAGACAGACATGGTCCACTTTCCCGGCCTACCCTTCCCCGAGACGTATCCGCAGTATCTTCCGAAGGATCTGCTCGCCGACTGGATCGAGATCTACGTTAAAGCGATGCAGCTGAACTACTGGAGCGCAACTGAGCTTGTCAGCGGCGACTACGACGAGACGGAGGCCTGTTGGACCGCCACCCTGCGGTTTGCCGATGGCACCGAGCGAACGATGCGTCCTAAGCACATTGTGATGGCGACCGGAGGTGTCGGCGGTCGCCCCGACCGACCTAATCTGACCGGTCTCAGCACGTTCGCCGGCGATGTTCTTCACACGAAGGAGTTCTCGGTCGGCAGCGATTACGCGGACAAACGTGTGTTGGTGGTAGGGGTGGGAACGAGCGGGCACGACACGGCTCGGGAGCTGCACCTCAACGGCGCCCAGGTGACGATGCTGCAGCGCAGCCCTGTCACAGTCGTGGATCTCAAGACCACAAATCTTGTCTACTCGCCAGCGTTTTTCGACGGTACACCTACGGACGTGGCAGATTTGATGACCATGGCCGGTTGGGCATACCCGGTACTCAAGGATACTCTTCGCCGGCTTGGTCAGATGTGCACTGATGCCGACCAGCCGATGCTCGACAAACTCGAAGCGGCCGGACTGCGCATCCGGTACCCCGAGAACGGCTTCCTGTGGCAAGTGTACGATAGCTTCGCCGGCTACTACTTCAACGTCGGCGCCTCCGACCTGATCATCTCGGGCGACATCAAGGTCGTGCAGGCCGAGAATGCGACGACCTTCGTGCCCGAGGGGCTCACTTTCGACGACGGCTCCGTTCAGGAATTCGACGCCGTTATCCTGGCGACCGGGTATCAGAACCAACGTGTGGAGACGGAGTCGTTGTTCGGGCGCGACATCGCAGACAAGGTCGGAGACATTGGAGGCTTCGATGAGGTCGGCGAGTTGAGGAACACGTATAAACCCACTGCGCAGTCTGGGTTGTGGTTCACCTCAAGCGGTCTGGCGTCCGGTCGTCAGCTGGCGCCGAGCATGGCGGCCATGATCAAAGGTGCGCTCACCGGTCACGTCACAGCGAATCACTTTCGCTACATCGCCAGGAACGGCGGCACCCAATTCGATCCCGGTACACCGGCGTTCGGCCACCACACATCGTGA
- a CDS encoding reverse transcriptase domain-containing protein: protein MEFLDEVRELLKSRAFVPLPVRERMIPKPGSTKLRRLGIPTARDRVVQASLALVLEPIFEADFKPVSYGFRPKRRAQDAIAEIHAMGTRRYHWVFEAHIQACFDELKHSAVIAEVSKRVIDRRVLSPTHALIGLSASSGRSGDSIRNPIIAPISMVSVHSNPRTSSSHAEVRKDSRVTREVPALPPDREVRAQTSRMPGKD, encoded by the coding sequence GTGGAGTTTCTGGACGAGGTCAGGGAGCTGTTGAAGTCCCGGGCGTTTGTCCCGTTGCCGGTGAGGGAACGCATGATCCCCAAACCCGGGAGCACGAAGCTCCGGCGGCTCGGTATCCCCACAGCAAGGGATCGGGTGGTTCAGGCCTCCTTGGCGCTGGTGTTGGAACCGATCTTCGAGGCGGATTTCAAACCGGTGAGTTACGGTTTCCGTCCCAAGCGTCGGGCGCAGGATGCGATTGCCGAAATTCATGCCATGGGCACCCGAAGGTATCACTGGGTGTTTGAGGCTCATATCCAGGCGTGTTTTGATGAGTTGAAGCACTCGGCAGTTATTGCCGAGGTGAGCAAGCGCGTCATTGACAGGCGCGTCCTGTCACCGACGCACGCCCTGATCGGATTATCGGCGTCGTCGGGTCGTTCGGGAGACTCCATCAGGAATCCCATCATCGCTCCGATCAGCATGGTATCGGTGCACTCGAACCCTCGAACGTCGTCGAGCCACGCGGAGGTCCGGAAGGATTCGCGGGTCACCAGGGAGGTCCCCGCACTGCCGCCCGATAGAGAGGTCCGCGCGCAGACCAGTCGAATGCCGGGAAAGGATTGA